The nucleotide sequence CTTGGATGGCGCTATGATGAACAAACAGATCCCTCGACCCGTCCTCGGGCGTGATGAATCCGTAGCCCTTCTGGTCGCTGAACCACTTTACGGTTCCTTTAGCCATTTCCTTCTTTCCTCCTTGCCTTACTCGCACCCAACGCGGTCAACAGCCAATCTGGGCCTTGCTGGGCACAAAAAAAACCATGAAGCTTTGCAGCTCCACGGTTCATGTTGTCATGTCCTCGAAAGCTGAAAACT is from Candidatus Omnitrophota bacterium and encodes:
- a CDS encoding cold-shock protein, which produces MAKGTVKWFSDQKGYGFITPEDGSRDLFVHHSAIQEEGFKTLREGQEVEFEVTEGPKGPQATSVAKV